A genome region from Alistipes dispar includes the following:
- a CDS encoding DUF4855 domain-containing protein has product MIRSWIVMPLLCALSFVCCSNGDDDGSSGGGKKPAMSLVIESSDGESVTLGIKWLNATHVRMVCMATEDKKALTGAEVAAQGTKYAEERVTIGGLTPMTTYTVFAVACDDAGGYSGMQVVQFVTEYAGPRPYEWESARDGIPSYTDLVLCYGGSTHRTPFGWNKERFAPFVTYTDEAGGEHWLFDSFLCIEFVMVPYSINLGQKRTSGGREQWQELIDYWFGPDNGVNALEEAVGEAAARLGAPAGKRKVVMVMPDPIIYEEYADTNTSTTYWGELNGRRLDFAKASDRIAAYKWYIDSVRRLFDEADYRYVELAGFYIVSEDLATPGDGWNPELKRWEEVIPEVAEYLHALNESLCWIPYNRAAGYRNWKRFGIDYAYMQPNYFWDDKGEKPLSRFFSDIKANDLAMEFEFDDALLEKTAGSEVYRRRLREYMDGAKEHGIYGRKPLAYYHGQNTLYELSVSAAAEDRKLYHEFCRFVLDNPLRK; this is encoded by the coding sequence ATGATACGTTCCTGGATTGTGATGCCGCTGCTGTGCGCGCTTTCTTTCGTATGTTGCAGCAACGGGGATGATGACGGCTCGTCCGGCGGAGGGAAAAAGCCCGCGATGAGCCTGGTGATCGAGTCGTCCGACGGAGAGTCGGTGACGCTCGGAATCAAATGGCTCAATGCGACCCATGTGCGCATGGTGTGCATGGCCACCGAGGACAAGAAGGCCCTGACAGGCGCGGAGGTCGCCGCGCAGGGGACGAAATACGCGGAGGAGCGGGTGACGATTGGCGGCCTTACGCCGATGACCACCTATACGGTCTTCGCCGTGGCGTGCGACGATGCGGGCGGATACAGCGGGATGCAGGTCGTGCAGTTCGTGACCGAATATGCCGGACCGCGTCCCTACGAGTGGGAGAGCGCCCGCGACGGCATCCCCTCCTACACGGATCTGGTGCTCTGCTACGGCGGCAGCACCCACCGCACGCCGTTCGGCTGGAACAAGGAGCGTTTCGCTCCTTTCGTGACCTATACCGACGAGGCGGGCGGAGAGCATTGGCTTTTCGACAGCTTCCTCTGCATCGAGTTCGTCATGGTTCCCTACTCGATCAACCTGGGGCAGAAGCGGACTTCCGGCGGCCGGGAGCAGTGGCAGGAGCTGATCGACTACTGGTTCGGGCCGGATAACGGCGTCAATGCCCTCGAAGAGGCCGTCGGGGAGGCCGCGGCCCGGCTGGGCGCGCCGGCCGGGAAACGCAAGGTCGTGATGGTGATGCCCGACCCGATCATCTACGAGGAGTATGCCGACACGAACACTTCGACGACCTATTGGGGCGAGCTGAACGGCCGGCGGCTGGACTTCGCGAAGGCTTCGGACCGCATCGCGGCCTACAAGTGGTATATCGACTCCGTGCGGCGGCTGTTCGACGAGGCCGACTACCGGTATGTCGAGCTGGCCGGATTCTACATCGTCTCCGAGGACCTCGCCACGCCGGGCGACGGCTGGAATCCGGAGCTCAAACGCTGGGAGGAGGTGATTCCCGAGGTGGCGGAGTACCTTCATGCGCTCAACGAGTCGCTCTGCTGGATTCCCTACAACCGGGCGGCCGGCTACCGGAACTGGAAGCGATTCGGCATCGACTACGCCTACATGCAGCCCAACTACTTCTGGGACGACAAGGGCGAGAAACCCCTTTCGCGCTTCTTCTCGGATATCAAGGCCAACGACCTGGCCATGGAGTTCGAGTTCGACGACGCGCTGCTGGAGAAGACCGCCGGCAGCGAGGTTTACCGCCGTCGGCTGCGCGAATACATGGACGGCGCCAAAGAGCACGGCATCTACGGCCGCAAGCCGCTGGCCTACTACCACGGGCAGAACACGCTCTACGAGCTATCGGTGTCGGCTGCCGCCGAAGACCGCAAGCTCTACCACGAATTCTGCCGTTTCGTTCTGGACAACCCGTTACGCAAATAA
- a CDS encoding DUF4855 domain-containing protein, which translates to MKTLKTLGFSSLLVACVAVGGGATAQPYQKADDVQDMALIYQGGSHRLDWTADEFRPYVVHRFADGTKDWLFDGFLFLEFKNGSGRHYTVGYEKLNARKGEWAWLLDRIFEEGKSLSALDQCITEEIAELGKPGFKHQIVLGLPEAIRDQKDWGELNGRAMDFSKEEDQLAVTKWYIDELVKRFKAAKYRNLELSGFYWVAETNNYCGQLTVPISEYIHSLGKLFYWIPYWQSKGAEDWKALGFDVAYQQPNHFFNHSIPDSRLDDACAFARKHGMAMEFEFDERASADRPNTSYDRMVAYIDRFEKNDVFNSSAIAYYCGNRGVLTLDESKNPKDKAVMDRLARLIRMRRYMKHGLPFKCRTQVVAHRGYWRTEGSDQNSVASLLKADELGVWGVEFDVWRAADGVLVLNHDGVHDGHNVQTTPSTTLTTLRLANGETMPTLAEYLEAAKKTRVHLVLELKPHATPEAETAAAEAAVKMVNDNRLAKRVTYITFSRHAMEELIRLAPKNDVLYLGGDISPEELEAMGAAGGDYNHGVYLRNPSWLAYMKEHKMVSNVWTVNHPVDMIWAIEQQIDFLTTDRPDLFLELVR; encoded by the coding sequence ATGAAAACCTTGAAGACTCTCGGATTTTCCTCGCTGCTGGTCGCCTGCGTCGCGGTCGGCGGCGGCGCCACGGCACAGCCCTATCAGAAGGCGGACGACGTGCAGGACATGGCGCTTATCTATCAGGGCGGCTCGCACCGCCTGGACTGGACGGCGGACGAGTTCCGTCCCTATGTCGTGCACCGGTTCGCCGACGGCACGAAGGACTGGCTCTTCGACGGATTCCTGTTCCTCGAATTCAAAAACGGTTCGGGCCGCCACTACACCGTCGGCTATGAGAAGCTGAACGCCCGCAAGGGCGAGTGGGCATGGCTCCTCGACCGCATCTTCGAGGAGGGCAAGTCGCTCTCGGCACTCGATCAGTGCATCACGGAGGAGATCGCCGAGCTGGGCAAACCCGGCTTCAAGCACCAGATCGTGCTGGGACTTCCCGAGGCCATCCGCGACCAGAAGGACTGGGGCGAGCTGAACGGCCGGGCGATGGACTTCTCGAAGGAGGAGGACCAGTTGGCCGTGACGAAGTGGTATATCGACGAGCTGGTGAAGCGGTTCAAGGCGGCCAAGTACAGGAATCTGGAGCTCTCGGGCTTCTACTGGGTGGCCGAGACGAACAACTACTGCGGCCAGCTGACCGTCCCCATCAGCGAGTATATTCACTCGCTGGGCAAGCTCTTCTACTGGATTCCCTACTGGCAGTCGAAGGGCGCCGAGGACTGGAAGGCGCTGGGCTTCGACGTCGCCTACCAGCAGCCCAACCACTTCTTCAACCATTCGATTCCCGACAGCCGTCTCGACGACGCCTGCGCCTTCGCCCGCAAGCACGGCATGGCCATGGAGTTCGAGTTCGACGAGAGGGCCTCGGCCGACCGTCCCAATACGTCGTACGACCGCATGGTGGCCTACATCGACCGTTTCGAGAAGAACGACGTGTTCAACTCGTCGGCCATCGCCTACTATTGCGGTAACCGCGGCGTGCTGACGCTCGACGAGTCGAAAAATCCGAAGGACAAGGCCGTGATGGACCGTCTGGCCCGTCTGATCCGGATGCGTCGCTACATGAAGCACGGGCTTCCGTTCAAGTGCAGGACGCAGGTGGTGGCCCACCGCGGCTACTGGCGGACCGAGGGTTCGGACCAGAACTCCGTGGCGTCGCTGCTCAAGGCCGACGAGCTGGGCGTCTGGGGCGTCGAGTTCGACGTATGGCGCGCTGCGGACGGAGTGCTGGTGCTCAACCACGACGGCGTGCACGACGGGCACAACGTGCAGACGACCCCTTCGACCACGCTGACGACGCTCCGTCTGGCCAACGGCGAGACGATGCCGACGCTGGCCGAGTACCTCGAGGCGGCGAAGAAGACCCGCGTGCACCTCGTGCTGGAGCTCAAACCGCACGCCACGCCCGAGGCCGAGACGGCCGCCGCCGAGGCCGCGGTGAAGATGGTGAACGACAACAGGCTCGCCAAGCGCGTGACCTACATCACCTTCTCGCGTCACGCCATGGAGGAGCTGATCCGGCTGGCGCCGAAGAACGACGTGCTCTACCTCGGGGGCGACATCTCGCCCGAGGAGCTGGAGGCGATGGGAGCCGCCGGAGGCGACTACAACCACGGCGTTTACCTGCGCAACCCGTCGTGGCTCGCGTACATGAAGGAGCACAAGATGGTTTCGAACGTCTGGACGGTGAACCATCCGGTCGATATGATCTGGGCGATCGAACAGCAGATCGACTTCCTGACCACCGACCGCCCCGACCTGTTCCTCGAACTCGTCCGCTGA